The genome window ACCGCGCCCAATCGCTGATCCAAGCCAATCGTGGGGCCTCCCAAAGATGTATCGAAGCCCTTGCCCCTCTGTTAAAAGCGGGAGCCTTGCGATGACAAAAGAGAAACGACCCACAGCCACAAAGTCTCTCGAAGCCTATATGCTCTCCGTTATACGGGGGCGGCGTGGGGTTGTGCCGCTTCTTTTGAGGGGCTTTCTGCTTTTGCTGGCGCTGCTCCATCGGGTAGGCCTCGAGCTGTATCTCCTTATCTACCAAGTAGGCCTGCGGCGGCGCACCCGCCTGCCACGGCCGGTGATCAGCGTCGGCAACATCACCGCGGGTGGCACGGGAAAAACGCCCACCGTCCACACGCTCTGCCGTCTGTTGAAGGAGGAGGGGCTGCAGCCCGCCGTGCTCAGCAGAGGCTATCGAGGGAGATTCGAGCACGGCAGCGCCATCGTTTCGGATGGACAAAAGATTCGTCTGAGCGTTCAAGAGGCCGGCGATGAAGCCTATCTACTCGCCCGTAATCTCCCCGGCGTGCCGGTGGTTGTGGGCAAAGATCGGCGTGTGACGGGAGCATTATCCATCGGCCAGTTTCAACCCGACGTTTTGGTGCTTGACGATGGAATGCAGTTTTGGCAGCTTCATCGTGACGTCGAAATTGTGCTGGTAAATGCGCTCAACCCCTTTGACAACGGCTGGATCTTCCCCCGCGGCCTGTTAAGGGAGCCGCCTTCTCACCTCCGCCGTGCCCACATCATTTTGCTAACCAATGCCGGGCGCCTGACGGTCGCGGCTTTGGAAGCCCTTCGAGCCCGCATCCGCCGCCTCGCGCCGGGAAAGCCCATCTTCACCGCAGACCCTGTTCCCGGCCAACTGCGTTTTCTTGCCGACCAGGTCTACGTGCCGGCGCAGTGGCTCGCTGGGCGGCGTGTGGTGGCCGTTTCCGCTATCGCCGACCCAACGCTTTTTGAAAGCATGATCGGCGAGCTTGGCGGTATACTGGCAGCTAGCTTTCGTTTTCGCGATCATCATGTGTATACTCCTAAGGAGATCGAACAGGTGATGGAGAAGGCATGTACCGTGAATGCCGAGGCCGTTATTACCACGGAGAAAGACGCGGTGAAGCTGATGCCCCTGCGCTCTGCACGGCCTTTGGCCGCTTTGCAGGTAAGCATGCACATTGATGCAGAGCACGAGTTTATGACGGAAGTCCTCAAAGCTGTGGAGGAGGCACAGGCGGATAGGCGATGGTGAACCCCGAGGCCGTTCTCTCTCCACTGCCCCTGAAGAAGCGCCTTACTCGCCTGGCAGGACGTGTGGGGTTGCCAACGGTTGTGGGCCTTTTTCGCCTGCTTCCCTTGCCGGCTGCTAGATGGGTAGGACGTAGCATAGGGCTCCTTCTCTACGGCGTTTTGAAGCGCTATCGGAACACCGCGCACAAGAACCTGGCGCTCGTCTACCCTGACCTGCCCAAACGAGAGCGGCATCGCATGGCGCGCGCCGTTTTTCTGCATTTCGGCATGGCCGTGGCCGAGTTCGTAAAGTTGCCTCAGCTTGACCGCTCCACCGTAGACCAGATGGCTGTTGTTGAGGGAGAGGAGCATCTACAACAAGCCTTGGCAAAGCAGCGCGGCGCCTTCATCATTACCGGGCACTTCGGTAATTGGGAGTTTTTAGCGCGATGGCTGGCCACCCATAACTACCCCCTCAACGTCATCGCACGGCGATCGGAAGACCCTGAAACGGAGAAGCTGCTTACCAACACACGGCTTCAAAACGGGGCACACGTGTTTCAACGCGGAGAGGCTGTACGACCGGTGTTGCAGTCGCTGCGAAAAAATGAGCTAGTGGGCATTCTTCCCGACCAGAATGCGGGCGACATTGTGGTGCCCTTTTTCGGGCTGCCCACAGGCACAACGGACGGCCCGGCCGTCCTCCACCTCCACACCAAAGCGCCTCTTGTCTTTAGCTGGTGTACGCGACGTGAAGATGGGCGTTTTCATATTCTGTTTGAGCCCCCGGTGGCCTACGAGCCAACCGGCGATCGCGCTGCCGACGTCTTGGCCATCATGACCCTAGTAAACCGGCACTTGGAAGGCCAGATCCGCAAGAACCCCACACAGTGGCTCTGGCTGCACGATCGGTGGCGTGCCTCTCCGTGGGTTTTTGAACGGCAGGAGGGAGCGCTTCAACAGGCCGATTCCACGGCTGCAGAACACCTTGCAGAGGGGAAGAGGTGATGTCGGTCTCTCCGGTGGTAGATATGCAGAGCGTGGAGCGCCTGCTGGTCATTAAAATGAGCGCCCTCGGCGACGTGGCAAGAACGGTGCCAACGGTAGATGCCATTCGCAGAGCGTACCCGCATGTGAAGATAGGTTGGGTGGTGCGCAACGGGTTGGCCGATCTCCTCATGGGCAATCCCTCCATAGATGAGCTGTTCATCGCCCCTCGCGGAATAAAGGCCATTATGGCCATGTGGCAGCCCATTAGGCGGTTTCGACCGGATGTCACCTTGGATATGCAGGGGCTCTTCATCAGCGGCTGTTTGGCGCGTCTTTCGGGGGCTCCTCGGCGATTTACTTGGGAGAGCGGGCGCGAGTTCAGCGGCCTCTTAACGGGGAACCCCATCGTTGCCGCACCCGACCACCTCAATGCGGTGGAATGCCTTTTCAACTTCGCGCGGCTTTTAGGTGTGGAGCGTCTGCCGGAAGAGCCACCGGCCTACCTCACCCGCGATCCGGCCCTTGTGGCGAGGGCGGAAGAGCTTTTGGAGGGAGCGCCCCCTCCACGAATCGGCATGCATATAGGCGCCTCGGTGCCCAATAAAACATGGCCACCCTCCCACTGGGCAAGCCTGGCCGATCGGTTTCTAGAGGCCGGCTTCAGCGTGATCCTCTTTGGAGGCAGGGCCGAAGAGGCCGCCGATAAGGAGATCCGAGGTCAGATGAAGGGGCGGCCTCTCTCTCTG of Chthonomonas calidirosea T49 contains these proteins:
- a CDS encoding glycosyltransferase family 9 protein — its product is MSVSPVVDMQSVERLLVIKMSALGDVARTVPTVDAIRRAYPHVKIGWVVRNGLADLLMGNPSIDELFIAPRGIKAIMAMWQPIRRFRPDVTLDMQGLFISGCLARLSGAPRRFTWESGREFSGLLTGNPIVAAPDHLNAVECLFNFARLLGVERLPEEPPAYLTRDPALVARAEELLEGAPPPRIGMHIGASVPNKTWPPSHWASLADRFLEAGFSVILFGGRAEEAADKEIRGQMKGRPLSLVGCTTPRELAATISRCNLFLGGDTGATHIASLVGTPIVALMGPTDPKRFGPYGAQNITLHLGLSCSPCYRHPTCKGRYYCMRNMEPDWVYRVCRERLKLFGY
- a CDS encoding lysophospholipid acyltransferase family protein, with amino-acid sequence MVNPEAVLSPLPLKKRLTRLAGRVGLPTVVGLFRLLPLPAARWVGRSIGLLLYGVLKRYRNTAHKNLALVYPDLPKRERHRMARAVFLHFGMAVAEFVKLPQLDRSTVDQMAVVEGEEHLQQALAKQRGAFIITGHFGNWEFLARWLATHNYPLNVIARRSEDPETEKLLTNTRLQNGAHVFQRGEAVRPVLQSLRKNELVGILPDQNAGDIVVPFFGLPTGTTDGPAVLHLHTKAPLVFSWCTRREDGRFHILFEPPVAYEPTGDRAADVLAIMTLVNRHLEGQIRKNPTQWLWLHDRWRASPWVFERQEGALQQADSTAAEHLAEGKR
- the lpxK gene encoding tetraacyldisaccharide 4'-kinase, with product MTKEKRPTATKSLEAYMLSVIRGRRGVVPLLLRGFLLLLALLHRVGLELYLLIYQVGLRRRTRLPRPVISVGNITAGGTGKTPTVHTLCRLLKEEGLQPAVLSRGYRGRFEHGSAIVSDGQKIRLSVQEAGDEAYLLARNLPGVPVVVGKDRRVTGALSIGQFQPDVLVLDDGMQFWQLHRDVEIVLVNALNPFDNGWIFPRGLLREPPSHLRRAHIILLTNAGRLTVAALEALRARIRRLAPGKPIFTADPVPGQLRFLADQVYVPAQWLAGRRVVAVSAIADPTLFESMIGELGGILAASFRFRDHHVYTPKEIEQVMEKACTVNAEAVITTEKDAVKLMPLRSARPLAALQVSMHIDAEHEFMTEVLKAVEEAQADRRW